One part of the Scatophagus argus isolate fScaArg1 chromosome 12, fScaArg1.pri, whole genome shotgun sequence genome encodes these proteins:
- the slc49a3 gene encoding solute carrier family 49 member A3 — MGDVGDTVSSNVPRIPNTELSKLLVFRVYKRRWFVLLVLCLLNCSNATLWLTFAPVADQSAQYLKVTLEEINWLSLVYMVVAIPLSFGTTWMLDTLGLRITLVLGSWLNMFGAVVRACGMPLRLNHTVLYPVVMLGQTLGALAQPLIIFTPTKLAALWFPDHQRATANMIASMSNPLGILLANIISPMIAETSAQIPTLLIAYAIPACIICFLATVGIRSSAPPTPPSASAETSSSEPFIEGLKLLLKNKAYLVLLLCFGSGMAVFTCFSTLLEQILCVQGYSNDFAGMCGALFIVFGIVGAGALGLYVDKTKKFIEVTKINMSFTALSCIAFSVVSLMRQQKTAVAAVCSLFGFFGFSIYPVAMELSVESSYPVGEATSAGLIFVSGQVQSVLYIILLQALTKPLADSPLSTCGNTVLSWRVPLLVMAGLCSLFTCCFVIFFHTRYRRLEAEEQATYGT; from the exons ATGGGGGATGTTGGCGACACCGTTTCCTCCAATGTTCCGAGGATACCAAACACAGAACTGAGCAAACTTTTAGTTTTCAGAGTCTACAAGAGGAGGTGGTTTGTTCTGCTAGTGCTGTGCCTGCTGAACTGCTCCAACGCCACG TTATGGCTGACCTTTGCTCCAGTAGCAGACCAGTCTGCCCAGTATCTGAAGGTCACTCTGGAGGAGATCAACTGGTTGTCACTGGTCTACATGGTGGTGGCCATACCGCTCAGCTTCGGGACCACGTGGATGCTGGACACCCTCGGACTGCGGATCACG CTGGTTCTGGGATCCTGGCTCAACATGTTCGGAGCCGTGGTGCGGGCCTGTGGGATGCCGCTGCGCTTGAATCACACGGTCCTGTACCCTGTGGTGATGCTGGGCCAGACCCTGGGTGCCCTGGCTCAGCCCCTCATCATTTTCACCCCCACCAAACTGGCAGCTCTCTGGTTCCCTGACCACCAGCGTGCCACAGCTAACATGATTGCCTCCATGT ccAATCCCCTGGGCATCCTCCTCGCTAACATCATCTCTCCCATGATAGCAGAGACGTCTGCCCAGATCCCAACTCTG CTGATTGCCTATGCAATCCCGGCATGCATCATCTGTTTCCTAGCAACAGTGGGAATACGGAGCAGTGCCCCCCCAACGCCACCGTCAGCCAGTGCTGAGACCTCCAGCTCTGAGCCATTCATAGAGGGGCTCAAACTG CTACTGAAGAACAAGGCCTACCtcgtcctgctgctgtgcttcgGTTCAGGCAtggctgttttcacatgctTCTCCACGCTGCTGGAGCAGATCCTGTGTGTGCAAGGATACAGCAAT GACTTTGCTGGCATGTGTGGTGCCCTCTTCATTGTGTTTGGCATCGTGGGTGCCGGAGCTCTGGGTCTCTATGTCGACAAGACCAAGAAATTCATCGAAGTCACAAAGATCAACATGAGCTTCACTGCTCTCTCGTGCATCGCCTTCTCAGTG gtGTCTCTGATGCGGCAGCAGAAAACCGCTGTGGCCGCCGTCTGCTCTCTTTTCGGCTTTTTCGGTTTCTCCATCTACCCGGTGGCCATGGAGCTGTCCGTGGAGAGCTCGTATCCCGTCGGAGAAGCCACATCAGCTGGACTCATCTTTGTATCGGG ACAGGTTCAGTCTGTTCTTTACATAATCCTCCTTCAGGCTTTGACCAAACCACTTGCAGACTCTCCTCTGTCCACCTGTGGGAACACAGTCCTGAGCTGGAGAG TGCCCCTGCTGGTGATGGCAGGACTGTGCAGCCTGTTCACATGCTGCTTCGTGATCTTCTTCCATACACGGTACAGACGACTGGAGGCTGAGGAACAAGCGACCTATGGGACCTAA
- the LOC124068183 gene encoding thiosulfate sulfurtransferase/rhodanese-like domain-containing protein 2, producing the protein MAADDTPCLEFMDWEIDTSTSDEPKQEKKLSASQRRYYSFCRRKSFAAFVASKRDSSQEEGSTSWCCCGKTFKEHSAIHKHMAMTHDTEIQQLTKATYERLLSQMEEEPETPQANKCKAEPVDISAWIPETGHMSEEQLQKGPGKVLLYYHYCQVEDPHVICAWQKALCEKLHLTGKVRVATEGINGTVGGTNMATDIYIDAMCSHPLFKMDKEDFKTSDGGAECFTDLRVGVYKEIVPMGVDPNVISYRLAGVHLEPEEFHKEVKALMAQDDLCSDTILLDCRNFYESKIGQFTRCLAPNIRKFSYFPDYVDQNLELFRDKKVLMYCTGGIRCERGSAYLRSKDVCKEIYQLKGGIHKYLERFPEGFYRGKLFVFDERYAISSNDDVISDCRYCRCLWDQYELCSTQFCCQLVLSCPSCRQDGHTACCPTCQTKGQAQSEASPAVLHHKEECECTLGRPRIPQDV; encoded by the exons ATGGCAGCGGATGATACTCCTTGCTTAGAGTTCATGGACTGGGAAATTGACACCTCGACATCTGATGAaccaaaacaagagaaaaaactTTCTGCCTCACAACGGAGATACTACAGCTTCTGCAGGAGGAAG tCATTTGCTGCCTTTGTGGCATCCAAGAGGGACAGCAGTCAGGAGGAAGGGAGTACATCTTGGTGCTGCTGTGGCAAGACTTTCAAGGAACACTCTGccattcacaaacacatggcCATGACTCATGATACTGAAATACAGCAGCTCACAAAGGCCACATATGAGCGTCTGCTAAGCCAGATGGAAGAAGAACCCGAAACACCGCAGGCAAACAAGTGCAAGGCAGAGCCGGTGGACATTTCTGCATGGATACCTGAGACTGGTCACATGTCTGAGGAGCAACTTCAAAA GGGTCCAGGGAAGGTTCTCCTCTATTATCACTACTGTCAAGTGGAGGATCCACATGTCATCTGTGCTTGGCAGAAAGCTTTGTGTGAGAAGCTCCACTTAACTGGCAAG GTGAGGGTGGCGACTGAAGGCATCAATGGAACAGTTGGTGGCACCAACATGGCCACTGATATTTACATAGATGCAATGTGTTCACACCCTCTCTTCAAGATGGATAAGGAAGATTTTAAG aCAAGTGATGGTGGAGCAGAGTGTTTCACAGACTTGAGGGTCGGGGTGTATAAGGAAATTGTCCCAATGGGAGTGGATCCTAATGTTATTTCCTACCGTCTGGCAG GGgttcatttggagccagaggaGTTTCATAAAGAGGTTAAGGCTCTTATGGCTCAAGACGATTTGTGCAGTGACACCATTCTGTTGGACTGCCGCAATTTTTATGAGAGTAAAATT GGGCAGTTTACTCGGTGTCTGGCCCCAAACATCCGTAAGTTCAGCTACTTTCCAGACTACGTTGACCAGAACCTCGAACTGTTCAGAGACAAGAAGGTCTTAATGTACTGCACAGGAGGGATCCGCTGTGAGCGTGGCTCTGCCTACCTCCGCTCCAAA GATGTATGTAAAGAGATTTACCAGCTGAAAGGTGGAATCCATAAATATCTGGAACGTTTCCCAGAGGGTTTCTATCGAGGGAAACTTTTTGTGTTTGATGAACGCTACGCCATCTCCTCCAACGACGACGTCATCTCAG ACTGCAGGTACTGCCGCTGTCTCTGGGACCAGTATGAACTCTGTTCCACCCAGTTCTGCTGTCAGCTGGTTCTGTCCTGTCCCAGCTGCAGACAGGATGGACACACCGCCTGCTGCCCCACCTGTCAAACCAAAGGACAGGCTCAGAGCGAAGCATCGCCAGCTGTTCTGCATCACAAAGAGGAGTGCGAATGCACCCTTGGACGTCCCAGAATCCCTCAGGATGTGTAG
- the LOC124068182 gene encoding nuclear cap-binding protein subunit 1 has translation MSRRRHSDENDGGQAHKRRRTSEPIEIEDRLESLICRVGEKSTSSLESNLEGLAGVLEADLPNYKNKILRILCAVARLLPEKLTVYTTLVGLLNARNYNFGGEFVEAMIRQLKETLKNNLYNEAVYLVRFLSDLVNCHVIAAPSMVAMFENFVSVTQEEDVPQVRSDWFVYVVLSCLPWVGKELYEKKDVEMDRLLSQIEGYLKGRVKTHVPMLQVWTAEKPHPQEEYLDCLWAQIQKLKKDRWQERHILRPYIAFDSVLCEALQHNLPPFTPPGHMPDAQYPMPRVVFRMFDYTDAPEGPVMPGSHSVERFVIEENLHCIIKTHWRERKTCAAQLLSYPGKNKIPLNYHIVEVIFGELFQLPAPPHIDVMYTTLLIELCKLQPGSLPQVLAQATEMLYMRLDTMNTTCIDRLINWFSHHLSNFQFRWSWDDWSDCLTVDQEKPKPKFVREVLEKSMRLSYHQRIVDIVPPTFSGLIPAEPIFIFKYEDESASSLPGYAASVTVGNAIKNRASNEEILTILKEMPNPNQEDDDDEGESFNPLKVDVFLQTLLHLAAKSFSHSFSALGKFHEILKNLTDSDEGKLHILKVVYEVWRNHPQMISVLVDKMIRTQIVDCAAVANWLFSQDMAHEFTRLYIWEILHSTIRKMDKHVQKIQQELEGAKDKLEKQQHKRRDSGDDEDMDKASEDEEGQLEEQIERLQEKVESAQSEQKNLFLVIFQRFIMLLTEHLVRCETGSVDISTPWYKNCIERLQQIFLMHHETIQQYMGTLENLLFTAELDHHILAVYQQFCALQL, from the exons ATGTCCAGGAGACGACACAGCGACGAAAATGACG GAGGACAGGCCCACAAAAGGAGGAGAACATCGGAACCCATTGAAATTGAAGACCGCTTGGAGTCACTGATATGTCGTGTTGGCGAAAAG AGTACATCATCGTTGGAGAGCAACTTGGAGGGTCTTGCAGGCGTGTTGGAGGCTGACCTTccaaactacaaaaacaaaatcctgcGCATTTTATGTGCTGT TGCCCGCCTCCTACCTGAGAAACTCACGGTATATACGACTTTAGTTGGCCTTCTGAATGCCAGGAACTACAACTTTGGGGGCGAGTTTGTGGAAGCCATGATAAGACAGCTCAAGGAGACACTAAAAAACAACTTGTACAATGAAGCTGTTTATTTG GTGCGTTTTCTGTCTGACTTGGTCAACTGCCATGTAATCGCTGCTCCTTCAATGGTGGCCATGTTTGAAAACTTTGTCAGTGTTACTCAAGAGGAAGATGTACCACAG GTTCGGTCAGACTGGTTTGTGTACGTAGTACTTTCCTGTCTGCCCTGGGTCGGAAAGGAGCTTTACGAGAAGAAGGATGTTGAAATGGACCGACTTCTCAGCCAGATTGAAGGCTACCTCAA GGGCCGAGTAAAGACACATGTCCCAATGCTACAGGTGTGGACAGCAGAGAAGCCCCACCCACAAGAGGag TACCTGGACTGCCTCTGGGCCCAGATTCAGAAGCTGAAGAAGGACCGCTGGCAGGAGCGCCACATCCTTCGTCCATACATCGCCTTTGACAGCGTGCTGTGTGAGGCCCTGCAGCACAACCTACCCCCCTTCACCCCGCCGGGCCACATGCCTGACGCCCAGTACCCCATGCCCCGGGTCGTCTTCCGTATGTTCGACTACACTGATGCCCCAGAG GGTCCTGTTATGCCTGGCAGTCATTCTGTGGAGAGATTTGTCATTGAGGAAAACCTGCACTGTATCATCAAGACtcactggagagagaggaaaacatg TGCTGCCCAGTTACTTAGCTACCCTGGAAAAAATAAGATTCCACTCAATTATCACATCGTGGAG gTGATCTTTGGGGAACTTTTCCAGCTTCCCGCTCCGCCTCACATTGACGTCATGTACACCACGCTGCTCATCGAACTGTGCAAGCTGCAGCCGGGGTCTTTGCCACAAGTT TTGGCTCAAGCCACAGAGATGCTGTACATGAGACTGGACACCATGAACACCACCTGCATAGACAG actGATCAATTGGTTTTCTCACCATTTGAGCAACTTCCAGTTTCGGTGGAGCTGGGATGACTG GTCAGACTGCTTGACCGTGGATCAAGAGAAGCCCAAGCCAAAGTTTGTCAGAGAGGTTCTGGAGAAGTCCATGAG GCTTTCATACCATCAGCGAATAGTGGACATCGTCCCTCCGACCTTTTCAGGACTCATCCCAGCTGAACCCATATTTATCTTCAAATACGAAGACGAGAGCGCTT CTTCATTACCAGGTTATGCTGCATCTGTCACGGTGGGAAATGCCATCAAGAACCGAGCGTCCAACGAAGAGATCCTGACCATCCTCAAAGAAATGCCCAACCCCAACCAAGAAGACGACGATG ATGAGGGGGAGAGTTTCAACCCTCTGAAGGTCGACGTGTTCCTGCAGACTCTGCTCCATCTGGCTGCCAAATCTTTCAGCCACTCCTTCAGCGCCCTCGGCAA GTTCCATGAGATCCTAAAGAACCTGACAGACAGCGATGAGGGGAAACTGCACATCCTCAAGGTGGTTTATGAGGTGTGGAGGAATCACCCGCAG ATGATCTCGGTGTTGGTGGACAAAATGATTCGGACGCAGATTGTGGACTGCGCTGCTGTCGCTAACTGGCTTTTCTCTCAGGACATGGCTCACGAATTCACCAG ACTTTACATTTGGGAGATTCTGCACTCAACCATCCGAAAGATGGACAAACACGTCCAGAAGATCCAGCAGGAGTTGGAGGGGGCCAAGGACAAActggagaaacagcagcacaagagG AGGGACAGCGGGGATGACGAGGACATGGACAAGGCCAGCGAGGATGAGGAGggtcagctggaggagcagatCGAGAGGCTACAGGAGAAAGTGGAGTCTGCTCAGAGTGAACAGAAGAACCTTTTCCTCGTCATTTTCCAG CGTTTCATCATGTTGCTGACGGAGCATCTGGTCCGCTGTGAGACAGGCAGCGTTGACATCAGCACGCCCTGGTACAAAAACTGCATCGAGCGGCTGCAGCAGATCTTCCTCATG CATCATGAGACCATCCAGCAGTACATGGGAACCCTGGAGAACTTGCTGTTCACTGCAGAGCTCGACCACCACATCCTGGCTGTCTACCAGCAGTTCTGTGCCCTGCagctctga